From the Candidatus Hinthialibacter antarcticus genome, the window TCATCAATCAGCAATTTTTCACTTGATTTTTCTAGCCCGCCGATTTATTATCTTTTCATTATTAATGAAGGGCAATTTTATGATTTATAAATGATGCCTTTCTCTGTTTTTCATTTGTTTTCTTTCTGGGACCTGCGAAGAGTTTTTATAACTATTTGACAAAAAGATGGTTAGAAATTTATGAGATGTGTATGAATATATACGTCACGTGAATTTTATATCTTTATATTAAAGGCGCCTAAAATGGAAAAGAGAAACAATACGCTTGCATTCACATTAATTGAGCTTCTCATTGTCGTAGCGATCATTGGGATTTTGGCGGCAATCGCTGTTCCAAACTTTCTTAATGCACAAGTCCGCGCCAAGATTTCTCGCGTCCAGGCCGATCAAAACGCTTACGCGACTGCATTTGAAATGTATTTTCTTGACTTTGGCAATTCCCGCATCGAAAACAACGAATTGTTCCGTTTGACCACGCCAGTCTCTTATATTGGAACTCTCAATCCCGATCCGTTCGCGCCCGCAGAAGAAGGCCGCTTCAATTTTATCCATGCCTTAGACCCCAGTTATTTTATGTGGTCGCGTACGCCGCAAGACGACGGCTATGACTCGCTGGTCGCAGATTTTAACATCTGGACGGGGTATCCCAATATTTGGGCGGGCGGTCAAAACGACAACTGGGCGTATGGCAAAGTGTTTTATCAGATCCGCAGCGTCGGCCCCAACAAAGCCAATGAGTATGGAATGAGATTTGACGCAAGCAACGGTCTCGTTAGCAACGGCGACATCAACTATTTCGGTTCAGGCAATCTGAACCGGTCATACGGTGGATGCTGTCAGCGCTA encodes:
- a CDS encoding prepilin-type N-terminal cleavage/methylation domain-containing protein, encoding MEKRNNTLAFTLIELLIVVAIIGILAAIAVPNFLNAQVRAKISRVQADQNAYATAFEMYFLDFGNSRIENNELFRLTTPVSYIGTLNPDPFAPAEEGRFNFIHALDPSYFMWSRTPQDDGYDSLVADFNIWTGYPNIWAGGQNDNWAYGKVFYQIRSVGPNKANEYGMRFDASNGLVSNGDINYFGSGNLNRSYGGCCQR